From the Leptospira congkakensis genome, the window CGGACTTTCTACCGCATCTATGTACGCAGGCCTTCAAAAAAGTTTACAAAAACCCTATGGTTCCCAAGTATGGAAATCTCTGGCAGAGGATTTAATTCGAAGTCTTCAGGTCGGGGATTGGGCATACCTGCAAAACAGGCTTGAGAACGAGTTTGAAAAAATCGCTTTTCAGACCCAACCCTTACTAAAGGAATTGAGATTAGGGTTTTTTGAGTCGGGAGCAGTCTATGCTTCTTTATCGGGTTCGGGTTCTTGCTTTTACGGCATTTATCCTTCAGATAGGGAAAGAGACGAGGCCCTTCGCATTGTCTCCAATCGATTTCCCGATATGGAATTTCGAACGTTCTCTTTTTAGAAACTGGCCTGTAGCCAAGCGGTAAGGCAGCGGTTTTTGGTATCGCCATTCCCTAGGTTCGAATCCTAGCAGGCCAGCCAGTTTTAAAAGATCCGATAGAACGAACGATGAACCTACATAATACTGTAACTGCTGTTATTTTGGCGGCGGGGAAAGGAACTCGAATGAAGAGTGAACTTCCCAAGGTTGCGGTTGTACTGAACGAATCCCCACTTTTACTTCACGTTCTTCGTAATATCGAATCCGCCGGCATCGAACGAAAAGTCGTCGTTGTTGGTTACCGCAAAGATATCGTTACCGATATCGCAAAATCATTCTCCGGTGTAGAATTTGCCGAACAAACAGAACAATTGGGAACAGGACATGCTGTCCTTTCGGCAGAAACTCAATTAGCACCTTATACTGGCTATACGATAGTTGCCTGTGGCGATGCCCCTCTCATTTCTGCAAAATCGTTTTCTGAACTTATAGAACTTCATAAAACCAACGGATACTCAGCGACTGTTCTTTCCGCCAAGATGGAAAATCCAACGGGTTATGGTCGTATCATTCGTTCTGCAGATGACGGCAGCCTTTTACGCATTGTAGAAGAAAAAGATGCAAGTCCTGAAGAGAAAGTTGTGAACGAAGTGAACACTGGAACCTATTGTTTCAACACTGAGGATTTGTTTGGTGCCTTAAAACAAATTGGTAATCACAATGCTCAAAAAGAATATTACCTTACAGACGTGATTAAAATTTTTAGAACTTTGGGAAAAAAAGTCGGAGCAAAAACTTTGGCAAATGCGTTAGAAAGCCACGGTATCAATTCTCCTGATGATTTGGCTCTCGCAAAACAATATATAGATAAAGGGTTGGTTGGAGTATGAATCCCAGCGAAGTAGTTGTATTTTCTGGAAATGCAAATAGACCTCTTGCCGAGGAAATTTGTAAACATCTGGGCATTCCGAACGGCCAAATCTCTGTAAAGAGATTCTCCGATGGAGAAAGTTCTGTAAAAATCGAAGAAAACGTTCGTGGCCGTGATGTGTTTGTGGTTCAATCCATAAGCTATCCAGCTAACGACAGCTTAATGGAACTTTTACTCATCATCGATGCTGCAAGAAGAGCATCTGCGCGTCGAATCACTGCGGTCATTCCTTATTATGGTTATGGACGCCAAGATAGAAAAGTGGAACCACGGGTTCCGATTTCTGCTCGTATGGTTGCTGATTTGATTGAAACTGTTGGTCCAGATCGTGTCCTTACTATGGACTTACACGCAGACCAAATCCAAGGATTCTTTCGTATTCCTGTAGACCATTTGTATTTCTCGCCAGTCCTTGCTGAGTATATCAACTCACTGGGTATGGAAGACCTCGTGATTGTTTCTCCAGATTCTGGTGGAGCTGAGAGAGCCCGTAACTTTGGTAAAAAAGTAAACGGATCACTTGCCATCATCGACAAACGTAGACCAAAAGCTAACGAGTCTGTGGTGATGCATGTCATTGGTGAAATCAAAGATAAAAACTGTTTATTATTGGATGATATGATTGATACAGGGGGAACCATTGCGAAAGCAGCCACTGCCCTGTACCAAAATGGAGCAAAATCGGTATTATGTTGTGCATCTCACGGAGTTCTCTCTGGAGAAGCGCCAATTAAATTGAATGAAGGTAACTTCAAACAAATCGTGCTCTCAAATTCTATCGCCATTCCGGAGACCAAAAAAATAAATCACTTGAAAACGCTCTCCATCGCCCCACTCTTTGCTAAAGCCATCGAGCGGATTCATAACGAAGAATCAATCTCTAGTCTGTTTTCATAACTTTAAGGAACATAATCATGGAAAAAATCAGTATCAAAGCACAAACAAGAACTTCTAAAGGAAAAGGTCCTGCAAGAAGAATGCGTGTGGAAGGTTTAGTACCGGCGAACATCATCGGAAACGGTGAAGCAAGATCGGCAAGTGTTGTCGAAAAAGAAATCCAAAGACTCATCGACTCCGGAATCCGTAAGGCAACTCTCATCGACCTCGAACTTGATGGTAAAACAGAAAGAGTTTTCGTAAAAGAAATCCAAAGATTTCCACACACAGGTCAAATCCGTCACATCGACTTCTTTAAAGTAACTCCTGGTAAAAAAATCCTTACAACAGTAGCCATCAAAACTACTGGTGTTGCGAAAGGATCAAAAGCAGGTGGACAGTTCGAACATCTAGTTCATGAAATTAAAGTTAAATCTACTCCTGAAGACTTAACTGACGTAATCACATTAGATGTTGCAGGTTTGGATATCGGAATGATGATCAAAGTTTCTGAAATTCCTCACCCAGCATCTTGGGAAATCCTTGTGAATGGTGATCCAATTGTTGCTTCTTGTAGCAAAACAAAAGCGATCTTAGCTGCAGAACGTGCTGAAAAAGCAGAAGCAGACAACAAAGGGAAACCAGCAGCTAAAAAAGCTGGAAAGAAATAAGATCTACTTTTAGGAACCAATGAAGTTAATTGTAGGGCTGGGAAATCCTGGCGATAAGTATAATAACAATCGATCTAACATTGGTTTCAAGATTCTAGATGTCATTGCGAACAACATTGGCATCGAAATCAAAACAAAGAAAAAGAAATCTCTCATCGGTCGTGGTGACTTTGAAGGGGACGAAGTGGTTTTGCTCAAACCACAAACCTTCAGCGACCTATCCGGTGAGTCGGTTCTCTACATTGCCTCCTTTTTAAAAATCCAGGTAAAAGATATCGTTGTCATCCACGAGGACGTAGGCCTTGAACTCGGTCAGATCGTGGTCACCAAAGGTGGGGAAAACGACGTCAACCCTGGGGTCAACTCGGTTTCTGTCTCATTACGATCCCCCAATTTTATACGAATTCGGATCGGCGTTCTTAATTCGAGCTTCAATCCTAAAAAAAGAGAAGAATTTTTACGTGAAGATTTTGAGCCATTAGAGAACCTGAGTTTGATACAGATCATCAATGACGCCGAAGCGGCGATTCGTTCCATATCCATGGGGGATATTGACGAAGTGATTCAGAAATATCACCTTTGATTTCAGTCTAATCATCGAGAAGTCTTTACATGAATAAAAACATCAAAACCGTATTTCTATTTTTACTCGTATTCCTTGTCATTTTGGCAACGGTTTATAAAGGTCAGGACTTCGCTGGTAAACCCGACGAAATCAGTTATTCCGATTTTTTAAATATGGTAGAACCCATCGAAGGTAAAAAGCCGATCGGGAAAATTACCTCCAAAGACGGAAAGGAAGCTTCCGCAAAACAACAAATCATCATTGATCGTGAGCTCATTGAAGGTTGGTACATTCCTGAAAATAGTAAGGACAACAAACCAAAACTCTTCAAAACCAATGTAGCACAAGTGAACGATGATTTGGTGACAAAACTTCGTAAGTCACGCCTCAGTTTTACTGCTAAATCTACAGAAGAAAATAAGTTTTGGAGTGTTGTTTCTGGCATCATTCCTTGGTTATTCGCTCTTGGTATCATTTGGTTCATTATGATGCGCCAACTCCAAGCATCTGGTAACAAAGCATTTACCTTTGGTAAGTCTCGTGCCAAGATGAATGTGGATCCAAAAGTCAAAGTAACATTTAACGATGTTGCTGGATGTGAAGAAGCAAAAGTTGAGTTACTCGAAATCATTGAATTCTTAAAAGATCCAAAAAAATTCCAAGCCATTGGTGCAAGAATTCCGAAAGGAGTTCTACTCGTGGGTCCTCCAGGAACTGGTAAAACCTTACTTGCGAAAGCAGTTGCTGGAGAAGCAGGAGTTCCTTTCTTTTCCATTTCTGGATCTGACTTCGTAGAGATGTTTGTGGGTGTAGGAGCGTCGCGAGTACGTGATCTATTTGACCAAGGAAAAAAGAATGCACCTTGTATCATCTTTATCGATGAGATTGATGCTGTCGGTCGTCTTCGTGGTGCCGGCCTTGGTGGTGGTCATGACGAAAGAGAACAAACCCTCAATCAGATGTTAGTCGAGATGGACGGATTTGAAATGAACGAAGGTGTCATCGTGATGGCGGCAACAAACCGCGCGGATGTCCTTGACCCAGCCCTCCTTCGTCCCGGTCGTTTTGACAGACAAGTGATTGTAGATCTTCCTGATCTAAAAGGTCGTGAAGAGATTTTAGCAGTTCATGCTAAAAAAGTTCCGTTAGTATCTGATATTTCTCTGAACTCCATTGCACGCGGAACTCCTGGATTTACAGGAGCAGATCTTGCCAACCTCATCAACGAAGCGGCCCTTCTTGCAGCACGACGTAACAAAAAACGTGTGACCCAAGAAGAATTGGAAGAAGCTCGCGATAAGGTGATGATGGGACCGGAACGTAAGTCCATGTTCATCTCTGACAAAGAGAAAGAAATGACCGCTTACCATGAAGCGGGACATGCCCTTCTTGGCACCTTACTACCGTATACCGAACCGGTTCATAAAGTAACCATCATCCCTCGCGGACGTGCCCTTGGTCTTACTCAATCATTACCTGTGGAAGACAGACATTCCTATCGTAAAAACTATTGTTTGGATCGAATTGTAATGTCTATGGGTGGATACATTGCCGAAGAACTGATCTTTGGTGATCCTTCCAATGGATCTTCTAATGACATCCAACAAGCAACAAACATTGCTCGTCGTATGGTTTGTGAATGGGGAATGTCTGAAAAACTCGGAACCATCCATTACGGATCTGGTGAAACTTCTCCATTTATGGGAAGAGATTACGGACATACTAGCAAACCTTACTCTGAAGAATTTGCAGCAATGATCGACCAAGAAGTCAAACGGATCATCCAAACTTGTCTCGACAAAGGTCGCGATTTGGTGAAAAAGAACCAAAAGAAATTGGATGCGATTGCCAAAGCGCTTCTTGCAAAAGAAACCATTGATGCTCAGGAACTAACAGACATTGTCCAACCATCCTTTGATAAATTCTCTGATTCCAAATCGGGATTAGGATCTAAAAAAGGAAAAGGTGCTTCGGCAACAAAACCTGCATACTCTTCCTAAGAGACATCAATGAAGTATTGGCTCTTTAAAACAGAACCAGATGTATTTTCCATCGACGACCTAATAAGAGAAAAACTCTCTTATTGGGAAGGTGTGAGGAACTACCAAGCACGTAACTATCTCCGCGACGAAGTCAAATTAGGTGATATAGTTTTATTTTATCATAGTAGACTTGATCCACCTGGGATTGTAGGAATTGCCGAAGTGGCAAAGGAAGCAACTCCCGATCCGTATCAATTTGATCCGAACCATAAATACTTTGACCCCAAACTGAAAGGAACAGAACCACGATGGTTTGGAGTCCACTTAAAACCTCATACAAAGTTTAAAGAATTAATTCCTTTGGATACACTTCGTACAACGAAGGGATTGGAAAAAATGGTGGTGACTCAAAAAGGATCGCGGTTGTCCATCCAACCAGTGACTAAGAAGGAATTTGACATCGTTGTCAAAATGGCAAAGTAAAGATCTTAAAGAGACTTCAATTCATTGCGTAAATAATTTCTTTTAATTTTTCTAGGGTGATGGGTTTTACAATATAATTTCCACTAAGATTGTATTTCTCTGCCCTTCTCATATCATCCTCGCTAGACGAACTAGTGACAATGTATATGGTAATTTTCTGATCTAGAGAGATAGAAGTAATTTCGTCTAAAAATTGCCAACCATCCCAAACCGGCATATTCAAATCTAATAAAATTAAATCAGGTAAAGTTTCGGATTTAGAAATTCGAGAGACAAGCATATCATACGCATCTTTACCGTTTTGGCAAACAAGAGTCTGTTTCACAAGCCCCGATAGGGAAATGATTTGTTTTGTCAAAAAAAGATGAACGGGATCATCTTCCACAACACAGGCTAAATTAATTTCATTCATAGGGTAAAAATACAGTAAACTTTGTACCCAATCCTACGGTACTTTCAACCTCTATTTTTCCTCCCATCGTTTCTATTTGGTTTTTTGAAATGAATAATCCAACTCCCCTCGCCTCAATATTTTCATGAAATGTTTTATACATTCCAAAAAGTTTATCTCCATGTTTTTTGAGGTCAATTCCTTGCCCATTGTCTTCAAATTGAACTTCTATGAATTTATTTTTACGAATTCCAGAGATTTTTAGAAAACTATCCCGATCATTTGCTTTGTATTTAATGGCATTGGTGATTAAATTTAAAACAATACTATCTAGATAAGCAGGAATGACACGAACCAGAAATTGATTTGGTAGATTTATCTCTACTTTTAGTTTTGATTCTAAAATTTGTAAGGCCAAACTTTCTAAATTTTTCTGAACCACCTGCTCAATATCAACCAATTCATAATTTTCCTGGGCTAAGTTTACCTTAATGACTGCCGTAAGATCTTCGATTGTACGTTTTAGATTTTCTGTGGCTCCAAGTAACAATGACATCATTTCATTTTGAAAATAGTCAGGGTAGGTTCTTTGTAAAATATCCATCATCCCACTAATTCCAAAACTATGAGAACGTAAATTATGAGAGACGATGTTAGTGAAATTTTTTAACCGATGGTTTTGTTCGTTTGTAATGTCGAGTAACGATTGGATTTCTGCTTCTGCTTTTTTAAGTTCCGAAATATCAACTGCTACACCGAGATAACCAGATATTTTATCATTTTGTTTTACGGCAGTTATGGACAAAAGAACAGGAAATGTAGATCCATCTTTTCTTTTATGTGTCCATTCCAAGGTATTTGGTTTTCCAATTTTTGCATTGTAAGTTAAAATCTCAAATCCTTCGAGGGAACGATTGTATTCGCTAGAAAGTAACTTTCCTCTATTTTCTACCTCTTTTTCTATATGAAAAATCTGAGGTGTAAACTTACCAATAAGTTCGTCTGCAATATACCCCAACATTTTTTCAGCACCATGATTGAAATCAGTTATTGTTCCTTCGGTATCAGTGCTAATGATGGCAACAAGTGTACTAGCATCCAAAATTGCTTGGTTTTTTGCCAAAGCTATCTTTAATTTTTGTTCAACTAACTTCCATTCAGTGATATCTATAATTTGAGATACAAAATAAAGAACCTTTCCTTCATCATTTTTTACCATAGAAACTGCTAAAATGGCGTATACAATGTTACCATTTTTATGGAAATATCGTTTTTCCATTTGGTAAAACATTCGTTTGTCAGCAACGAGCTCTTCTAAATATGTTAAATCTGCATTTAAATCATCTGGATGCGTGATGTCTTGAAACGTGAGCAACATGAGTTCTGCTTCCGTATATCCGAGAATATCACAAACACGTTTGTTTACCCTGAGCCATTTTCCATTTTCATCCAGTAAAGCCATCCCAATGGCTGCGTTATCAAAATTTCCACGGAAGGCAGCTTCCGTCGCACGAAGTTCTCTTTCTATTTTTTTGATCTCACTGATGGCTTGGTTGGATCCAAATACAGACAAGGTGGATTCATTCGGACTACGTCCTTGTAAAATCAATTCACTCATCGGTATTTCTTTTGTTCTTTGGTCGATTAAATCCGCAGTTCTCTTTGTAATTTCTTCCAGTAGTCTGATCTGGGTTTCTTTTAATTTTTTAGATTTCTCATCGAAAATAACGAGGTAACCCAAAACCACTCCTTCCTTTTCCTTTTGCACTAACGGAATTCCAATATAAAATTGGATAGGAGCGATTAAGGATGAAGGGTTTACTATGAAATTTGATTTTGGTTCTAGATTTTCAAAGATAACAATGTCTTTTGTTTCACCGAGTAATTCTGCAGAAAAAGATATAAATATGGAGTTTTGATCTGGTAAAATTCCATATTCGGCCATCGGCATTTGTTCATTTTCTTCTAAAGCGGTGATCAGAGAAATTTTTGAATCAGTAACTTGAGCTGCAAGTTTTGCCAAAAAATAAAATTCATTTATGTCCAATAAAACAACTTCCTAATGTTCCAAAGATTCTGATCAGAATCTTTTATTTGTTTTTAAGGTTTTGCTGTGAATACTTGTACAGCTTTCACCTTGTCTATATCATAAAACTTTTTGTCTTTGTAAAAGGAAGTTCCAGCACCCATATATGTGAATTCTGGATTGAGAATGTTCTTTCTGTGGCCTGGTGAATTAAACCAAGTTTCAACAACGGCTTTTGCCAGACTCAAATAAGTATGATTGGGAATGGGTGTTCCCGCTTTAGTATAACTGAAAAAAGCCCCACCGTTTTGAACAGGTGTGAATACGGCGCGGCCTCCTTGGTATTGAATTCCAAAGGAATTGATAATATTTTCTGCAGAATATGTATCAGAAATTCCCACCAAATCCAAACGATCTCGTAAAGTTTCTTTTCCATTCACTGTACTTGTATGTGAATAAAAATCATAAGTTACCATGTCTTGGGCATGTCCAAAAGCGGCTTGTTCACATTTTTCTGAATACTTAAACGGACGTAGGCCTAGATTTTTTCTTTCTTTAGAACTTACATAAAAAATAGCAGCATTTAACAATGGATAATCGACTTTTGCAAAGTCAATATTTGTATTTGCCGGTGCATAAGAAGGAAATGTATCTTCTGTAAACACATCATACTGTTCTACCTTCCATTTATCAGATTCTGGAAGTTCTCTACCATCTTCGATACTTTCTAAAAATGCTAAATTAGGATCTTGTGCTTCGACCACTTTTTCTACTGGCTCTGGTTTTTTAACTTCAACCACGGGAGCTTTTTTGACTTCGGGAGTTTTACAAACAAAGGCAAAGGAACAAAAAACAAAAATGATGGTTAAGGTTCGAAAACGAATTGAGGATTGGTTTGGTTTTGTAAAAAAGTTCATAAAATCTCCTATAAGTAACGATTGTAATCTTGCACCACATTGTGGATTAGATTCTTTTCTTTATTGAAATGAATTGTTTTCGCTTCTTTGATTCCTGCTTCCCAAATAAAAATAAAGGGTACTCCAAATAATGTAGAATGTTTTTGTCTGTACTTTTCGCGTCCCACAAGTTTATCATTTATATAAAAATCAGCATGAAGGACTCTTTCCTTAGAATAAATAGACGGTAACAATCCAGCAGTTCCTAACATAAACAAGGTGGAAATGGATGAGATCCAAAAATGTTCATATTCATTCACTTCGCTTGTGTACAAATCGATATGGTGATTGGCTCTGACACCATCAGATAAAACACGACCAAAATAACCCGTCTCCATTAGATACTTAGTATAAATAGACGTAATTTCTCGTTTGGTTTTATCATTTTCGGGAGTGGAAACTTTGATGGTAAGGATTGTTATTTGTTGTTTAAAGTCTGGTCTTGTGATGATGGGAACATCTTCACTCATATAATTATAACAAGAGGAAAGAAAAAATGAGACAAAAGCCGTGAAAAATAGCAGAAATCGGAAAGTTCGCATAATTCGAAAATAGAGTAATGGAACTAAAGGAGAGGAAAAGTCTTTTTTTTAAAACTTAGAAAAATCGACGATGCCCAATATATGTAAAATCAGGCCTCCAAGAGTCACAAACAAGATCCAAGCAATGATGGAAATGATGCCACCTACCTTTAACATCTCAAAACTTTTGATGCCACCATAACTAAAGGCCAATGCATTGGGTGGAGTGGACACAGGGAGTGGCATTGCAAGGGAAGCGCCGATGGTAGCACCAATTGCCGCAGGCAAAATGAGATGAGTTGGCAAACCCATGGTAATAGGAAGGATAAGATTGGCAACACTGGTATTACTGAGGAAACAAGAAAGCCCAAGTGATAGGATAGAAAAAAACAAAAACAAACCCAATTGATTTGAATCACCTAACATAAAAATTTCGACAAAATGTTTTGCAAGACCTGTTTCTTCAAAAGCTTTTCCGAGAGCAATTCCCCCTCCCATGAGAATCAAAACATCCCAAGACAAGTTCCGGAATTCTTTTAGGTCTAAAAGTCGAAATCCAAAAAATACAATGATGGGAAATAGAGCAACAGTTCCGTTAGAAAATCCATGTAGGTCAGAACTGATCCAACCTAAAATGGTGATCGTAATGATACCCAAAGCAATCGAACGATCTCTCTTCGAAACTAATACACTGGAATCAGAAATTTGAATTGATGCGATAGAAAGTTCTGATTTGTCCTTTTTTAAATACACAATGTACAAAAGTATAGCAAGTGCCAATACAGAAAGGATGAACACTGGAAAGGCAAAGGCCATCCAGTTTAAAAATCCAATTTCCAATCCTCTTTCTTGTAAATATCCAATTCCAATCACATTGGGAAGTGTTCCCACAGGTGTTCCGATCCCACCTAGATTTGCAGAAAAAGGAACGATAAAAAGAAGTGATTTCCTTAAAGGATTGTTCTCTTCTAAGGATTTCATCATCGAAGAAACAAGACCAAGCATCATGGCAGCAGTAGCTGTATTGTTCATGAAACAAGATAAAAAACCTGTGGCAAAACCCAAAGAAAGCACAAGTAAAAAGGCTGAACCTTTCGTTTTTTGGATCACAAAACGAGCGATGGCAGAATCCAATCCATAAGATGTGATTGCTGAAGAAATGACAAAGCCACCTAAGAAGAGTAAAATGGTCTCAGAAAAATAACAAGAAAGGAAAGTAATCGTTTTTGGGGCACCTGGTCCCCAAGCGGGAATCAACCAGACCAATTCCAAAAATAAAACTAAAAAACCCGTGACATAGAGTGGAAAAAGTTCTGTCACCCAAAGGAAAGAAACTAGTAACGCAATGGCTAAATTGATCTCTTGTGGCCGAGTGAGACCGAGCCAGAGTTGATACCAGCCAAAGAAGGCAGGGATGACGGCAAGACTTGAAAATACAATACCAGCTCGAATCATTGTGACTTGACGATTTACACTCTCCTGATACTTTTTCGATAGACTCGAATCGTTTCAAGCAAACAAATAAAGTGAGATTTCCCCTCGATTCGTATTGTTAATTTTTTATGCAAATAGCCTATAACGACTTAAAACAAGCAGTTCTGGGAAGCGGCCCCATGGGTATCATCATCGCTTCCGTACTGGCACAGAAGTTCGACCCCATCACTCTCTGGATTCCTGACAAAGAATTGGTAGAGGTTCTAAAGAAACGACGCCAAACAGAGATTATGGGAAAGACAATTGATCTTCCTGATCATATCGACATAGTTTCCAGTTTGGATGCTTTCGGACGGGATGATTGGGTTTTCCATGTGGCAGTTCCTTCTAGGTCTTTTTTGGACAGTGTCCACGCCCTTTTGGAAGTTTTAGAACCTACCAATAGTTATGTTTTTTCTTTTTTAACAAAAGGAATTCTGGATTCTAAAAACAGAAAAAAAACAGGATTCATTACTTATTCGCAATACTTACAAAATTATTTAAAAGAAAGAAATTTTTCAAACGCATCCGTTGCCGTTGTCAATGGCCCATCACTACTCGGGGAAATCTTAGAGGAAAAGTTTAGTTTTTTTAATATTGGATCTTATGAAAAAGAAACCTCTGCGTTTCTTGCAGAGGTTCTTTCTTCGAATTTTATTAATACTTCTGTTACCGATGATGTTGTGGGAATGGAGATTGTGGGAGTTGCCAAAAACCCAATGGCCATTGCCAGTGGAATTGTTTCTCTTCTTCCCCGTTATGGTTCTAATTTACTTGGTGAAATTTTATCTGTAGGATTTCAAGAAGTAAGAGACCTTGCCATGCGTTATGGTGCAAGACCCGATACGGTGATGGGAAGATCAGGCCTTGCCGATTTTATCACAACAGCAACTAGTAACAAAAGTAGAAACCGAGGGTTTGGACAAAAAATTGTCGGCGAACTTTTGTCAGGTGGCGAAAAGTTAAGTATCAAAGA encodes:
- a CDS encoding sugar phosphate nucleotidyltransferase; translation: MNLHNTVTAVILAAGKGTRMKSELPKVAVVLNESPLLLHVLRNIESAGIERKVVVVGYRKDIVTDIAKSFSGVEFAEQTEQLGTGHAVLSAETQLAPYTGYTIVACGDAPLISAKSFSELIELHKTNGYSATVLSAKMENPTGYGRIIRSADDGSLLRIVEEKDASPEEKVVNEVNTGTYCFNTEDLFGALKQIGNHNAQKEYYLTDVIKIFRTLGKKVGAKTLANALESHGINSPDDLALAKQYIDKGLVGV
- a CDS encoding ribose-phosphate pyrophosphokinase, with amino-acid sequence MNPSEVVVFSGNANRPLAEEICKHLGIPNGQISVKRFSDGESSVKIEENVRGRDVFVVQSISYPANDSLMELLLIIDAARRASARRITAVIPYYGYGRQDRKVEPRVPISARMVADLIETVGPDRVLTMDLHADQIQGFFRIPVDHLYFSPVLAEYINSLGMEDLVIVSPDSGGAERARNFGKKVNGSLAIIDKRRPKANESVVMHVIGEIKDKNCLLLDDMIDTGGTIAKAATALYQNGAKSVLCCASHGVLSGEAPIKLNEGNFKQIVLSNSIAIPETKKINHLKTLSIAPLFAKAIERIHNEESISSLFS
- a CDS encoding 50S ribosomal protein L25/general stress protein Ctc — protein: MEKISIKAQTRTSKGKGPARRMRVEGLVPANIIGNGEARSASVVEKEIQRLIDSGIRKATLIDLELDGKTERVFVKEIQRFPHTGQIRHIDFFKVTPGKKILTTVAIKTTGVAKGSKAGGQFEHLVHEIKVKSTPEDLTDVITLDVAGLDIGMMIKVSEIPHPASWEILVNGDPIVASCSKTKAILAAERAEKAEADNKGKPAAKKAGKK
- the pth gene encoding aminoacyl-tRNA hydrolase — protein: MKLIVGLGNPGDKYNNNRSNIGFKILDVIANNIGIEIKTKKKKSLIGRGDFEGDEVVLLKPQTFSDLSGESVLYIASFLKIQVKDIVVIHEDVGLELGQIVVTKGGENDVNPGVNSVSVSLRSPNFIRIRIGVLNSSFNPKKREEFLREDFEPLENLSLIQIINDAEAAIRSISMGDIDEVIQKYHL
- the ftsH gene encoding ATP-dependent zinc metalloprotease FtsH, yielding MNKNIKTVFLFLLVFLVILATVYKGQDFAGKPDEISYSDFLNMVEPIEGKKPIGKITSKDGKEASAKQQIIIDRELIEGWYIPENSKDNKPKLFKTNVAQVNDDLVTKLRKSRLSFTAKSTEENKFWSVVSGIIPWLFALGIIWFIMMRQLQASGNKAFTFGKSRAKMNVDPKVKVTFNDVAGCEEAKVELLEIIEFLKDPKKFQAIGARIPKGVLLVGPPGTGKTLLAKAVAGEAGVPFFSISGSDFVEMFVGVGASRVRDLFDQGKKNAPCIIFIDEIDAVGRLRGAGLGGGHDEREQTLNQMLVEMDGFEMNEGVIVMAATNRADVLDPALLRPGRFDRQVIVDLPDLKGREEILAVHAKKVPLVSDISLNSIARGTPGFTGADLANLINEAALLAARRNKKRVTQEELEEARDKVMMGPERKSMFISDKEKEMTAYHEAGHALLGTLLPYTEPVHKVTIIPRGRALGLTQSLPVEDRHSYRKNYCLDRIVMSMGGYIAEELIFGDPSNGSSNDIQQATNIARRMVCEWGMSEKLGTIHYGSGETSPFMGRDYGHTSKPYSEEFAAMIDQEVKRIIQTCLDKGRDLVKKNQKKLDAIAKALLAKETIDAQELTDIVQPSFDKFSDSKSGLGSKKGKGASATKPAYSS
- a CDS encoding EVE domain-containing protein, whose amino-acid sequence is MKYWLFKTEPDVFSIDDLIREKLSYWEGVRNYQARNYLRDEVKLGDIVLFYHSRLDPPGIVGIAEVAKEATPDPYQFDPNHKYFDPKLKGTEPRWFGVHLKPHTKFKELIPLDTLRTTKGLEKMVVTQKGSRLSIQPVTKKEFDIVVKMAK
- a CDS encoding response regulator, whose product is MNEINLACVVEDDPVHLFLTKQIISLSGLVKQTLVCQNGKDAYDMLVSRISKSETLPDLILLDLNMPVWDGWQFLDEITSISLDQKITIYIVTSSSSEDDMRRAEKYNLSGNYIVKPITLEKLKEIIYAMN
- a CDS encoding PAS domain S-box protein, translated to MDINEFYFLAKLAAQVTDSKISLITALEENEQMPMAEYGILPDQNSIFISFSAELLGETKDIVIFENLEPKSNFIVNPSSLIAPIQFYIGIPLVQKEKEGVVLGYLVIFDEKSKKLKETQIRLLEEITKRTADLIDQRTKEIPMSELILQGRSPNESTLSVFGSNQAISEIKKIERELRATEAAFRGNFDNAAIGMALLDENGKWLRVNKRVCDILGYTEAELMLLTFQDITHPDDLNADLTYLEELVADKRMFYQMEKRYFHKNGNIVYAILAVSMVKNDEGKVLYFVSQIIDITEWKLVEQKLKIALAKNQAILDASTLVAIISTDTEGTITDFNHGAEKMLGYIADELIGKFTPQIFHIEKEVENRGKLLSSEYNRSLEGFEILTYNAKIGKPNTLEWTHKRKDGSTFPVLLSITAVKQNDKISGYLGVAVDISELKKAEAEIQSLLDITNEQNHRLKNFTNIVSHNLRSHSFGISGMMDILQRTYPDYFQNEMMSLLLGATENLKRTIEDLTAVIKVNLAQENYELVDIEQVVQKNLESLALQILESKLKVEINLPNQFLVRVIPAYLDSIVLNLITNAIKYKANDRDSFLKISGIRKNKFIEVQFEDNGQGIDLKKHGDKLFGMYKTFHENIEARGVGLFISKNQIETMGGKIEVESTVGLGTKFTVFLPYE
- a CDS encoding CAP domain-containing protein, which produces MNFFTKPNQSSIRFRTLTIIFVFCSFAFVCKTPEVKKAPVVEVKKPEPVEKVVEAQDPNLAFLESIEDGRELPESDKWKVEQYDVFTEDTFPSYAPANTNIDFAKVDYPLLNAAIFYVSSKERKNLGLRPFKYSEKCEQAAFGHAQDMVTYDFYSHTSTVNGKETLRDRLDLVGISDTYSAENIINSFGIQYQGGRAVFTPVQNGGAFFSYTKAGTPIPNHTYLSLAKAVVETWFNSPGHRKNILNPEFTYMGAGTSFYKDKKFYDIDKVKAVQVFTAKP